From one Acidobacteriota bacterium genomic stretch:
- a CDS encoding ComEC/Rec2 family competence protein has translation MPLLAAACWFAAGIAVARNWIAAPLIVVAVVSLTMITTIALRRSLRIATLPLAALWIAAGVWCWQLRPVPATQHDLLQYADGLSRTVRGRIVRVRELPARNMVADRDNDPAWWIEREPDASDAVSVDIAVNAIEEVTPDISKMVPMTGGVRTTVIAHDHPLPALHCGDVVEMPLRIKEPQRYRDPGAWQYADYLLAQGIGAHATARAAKVHILASGQADMRCRVFAVQNWASNRMLAYMRSKVNRGLPSLLSLTEDDAGMLNAMLFGDRTRLNHSLRLGFERTGSFHLFVVSGMHVALLAGIILWLLRRLRIREWLATAVTIPLMTSYALLTGFGAPVQRALFMTTVFLIARLLSRERSVLNALGAAALAELVWSPASLFEASFQMTFLAIFAIAGIAVPLGERSFMPFARATRRLNELWQDPVLAPGIAQLRVMLRLWGEEMSGVFGRWTYALPALVLRIVLWMAELALIGLVAELVMALPMALYFHRATIFALPANMLTVPIIGLLAPLAVIAFAASLVSPWLAVMPAAATALLLHGIGQAIARVSRVQAADLRVPGPTLLIALLAIAVWAFCIWAVRRSNRWALVALIALPLGTLAVLWPQPAAVLHGKLEVTAIDVSQGDSLLIVSPEGSAMLVDAGGPVGGLNEATAATGTFDIGEEVVSPYLWSRRIRRLDVMVLSHAHSDHMGGMAAVMRNFLPRELWVAIDPDSDAYRALIAEAGELGVKVRHLRTGNNSEWAGTHIRVLAPDSNYANWGQPSNNDSLVLRMEYGDASVLLEGDAEAQSEQTMVMHGLAPVTLLKIGHHGSRSSTTPDFFAALAPKDAIVSVGKSNTFGHPREEIIQRVASDGTRLFRTDEFGLTTFLLDRDGTIHEVLGAQ, from the coding sequence ATGCCGCTGCTTGCGGCAGCCTGCTGGTTTGCAGCGGGCATAGCGGTGGCGCGCAACTGGATTGCGGCTCCCTTGATCGTTGTCGCCGTTGTATCGCTCACCATGATCACAACGATCGCTCTACGCCGATCGTTGCGGATTGCCACTCTTCCTCTAGCCGCCTTGTGGATAGCGGCCGGAGTATGGTGCTGGCAACTAAGGCCTGTACCTGCCACGCAACACGATCTGCTTCAATATGCCGACGGCCTGAGCCGCACTGTTCGCGGCCGCATAGTCCGCGTGCGTGAACTGCCTGCGCGAAACATGGTGGCCGACCGCGACAACGATCCTGCTTGGTGGATCGAACGCGAGCCTGATGCGTCGGACGCAGTCTCGGTAGACATTGCAGTGAATGCCATCGAAGAGGTCACGCCTGACATCTCGAAGATGGTCCCGATGACCGGCGGAGTCAGAACCACCGTTATCGCGCATGACCATCCTCTTCCTGCTTTGCATTGCGGCGATGTTGTCGAGATGCCTTTGCGGATTAAAGAGCCGCAGCGCTATCGCGATCCAGGAGCATGGCAATATGCAGACTATCTGCTGGCACAGGGCATTGGCGCTCATGCCACTGCACGCGCTGCAAAGGTTCACATTCTTGCAAGCGGCCAGGCAGACATGCGATGCAGGGTGTTCGCCGTGCAAAACTGGGCATCGAACCGGATGCTTGCTTATATGCGGTCGAAGGTCAATCGGGGACTTCCATCGCTGCTTTCACTTACAGAAGACGATGCGGGAATGTTGAACGCCATGCTCTTCGGCGATCGAACGCGCTTGAATCACTCGCTACGACTTGGCTTCGAGAGAACAGGCTCGTTTCACCTCTTCGTCGTCTCGGGAATGCACGTAGCGCTTCTCGCCGGCATCATTCTCTGGCTGCTTCGCAGGTTGCGTATTCGGGAGTGGCTCGCGACGGCCGTGACTATTCCGCTGATGACCTCCTATGCTTTGCTGACGGGCTTTGGGGCGCCGGTACAACGGGCCCTGTTTATGACGACGGTTTTTCTGATTGCCCGGCTTCTCTCTCGCGAACGTAGCGTGCTGAATGCGTTGGGCGCAGCAGCGCTTGCCGAGTTGGTCTGGTCTCCGGCAAGTCTGTTCGAAGCCAGTTTTCAGATGACGTTTCTTGCCATCTTTGCGATCGCAGGAATTGCAGTGCCTCTGGGTGAGCGCAGCTTTATGCCGTTTGCGCGAGCCACAAGACGCCTCAATGAGCTATGGCAGGACCCAGTGCTGGCGCCAGGAATTGCGCAGCTTCGTGTGATGCTGCGTCTGTGGGGCGAAGAGATGTCTGGCGTCTTCGGTCGATGGACCTATGCCCTTCCCGCGCTTGTCCTGCGCATCGTTCTGTGGATGGCAGAGCTGGCATTGATTGGCCTCGTCGCAGAGTTGGTGATGGCGCTCCCCATGGCGCTCTATTTTCATCGAGCGACGATCTTCGCTCTCCCCGCAAATATGCTGACAGTGCCGATCATCGGCTTGTTGGCTCCGCTAGCTGTTATTGCATTTGCAGCATCGCTGGTTTCGCCTTGGCTGGCGGTCATGCCCGCGGCAGCAACTGCATTGTTGCTGCACGGGATCGGCCAGGCCATCGCGCGTGTCAGCCGTGTGCAGGCAGCGGATCTTAGAGTTCCCGGGCCAACGCTCTTGATTGCGCTGCTGGCGATTGCGGTATGGGCTTTCTGTATCTGGGCCGTCCGTCGCTCCAACCGGTGGGCCTTGGTTGCGCTAATCGCATTGCCGCTGGGAACATTGGCTGTGCTGTGGCCTCAGCCCGCAGCGGTGCTCCACGGCAAGCTCGAAGTCACTGCAATCGATGTCAGCCAAGGTGACTCGTTACTGATCGTAAGCCCTGAAGGCAGTGCCATGCTGGTCGATGCGGGCGGCCCGGTTGGCGGCCTGAATGAGGCAACTGCTGCCACAGGAACCTTTGACATCGGCGAGGAAGTTGTTTCGCCATACCTCTGGTCCCGCAGGATCAGAAGGCTTGATGTAATGGTACTGAGCCACGCGCACAGCGACCACATGGGTGGGATGGCTGCCGTGATGAGGAATTTTCTTCCCCGCGAGCTATGGGTTGCCATAGATCCCGATTCCGATGCGTACCGCGCGCTCATCGCCGAAGCAGGCGAGCTTGGTGTGAAGGTGCGGCATCTAAGGACAGGCAACAACTCCGAATGGGCAGGCACACACATTCGGGTGCTCGCGCCTGATTCGAACTATGCGAATTGGGGGCAGCCCTCGAATAACGACTCGCTCGTTCTCCGCATGGAGTACGGAGATGCCTCGGTGCTTCTGGAAGGCGATGCCGAGGCTCAGAGCGAACAAACGATGGTGATGCACGGACTCGCACCTGTAACTTTGCTCAAGATCGGGCATCACGGCAGCAGATCGTCGACAACGCCTGATTTTTTTGCAGCGCTCGCTCCGAAGGACGCCATCGTCTCTGTCGGCAAGAGCAATACCTTCGGCCATCCTCGCGAAGAGATCATCCAGCGTGTCGCTTCAGACGGGACAAGACTCTTCCGCACAGATGAGTTTGGGTTGACGACTTTTTTGCTTGATCGCGATGGCACGATTCACGAGGTGCTTGGCGCTCAATAA
- the rlmD gene encoding 23S rRNA (uracil(1939)-C(5))-methyltransferase RlmD codes for MQLQIQKIVYGGSGFAHSTEGKAVFVPFTLPGEVVEASLDSEKGGFAEASLDAVQEPSTDRVSPKCAHFGACGGCQYQHAEYPAQLEIKRGILMETLERAGLTSLPHVHLLASEPWEYRNRIRLRVAEIDGRLRAGYLRRASTEFLPVHMCPIASPILWRAIEALLTLKGAALQWVRLAEEVELFTDRDQSRLQLTLLLRKEPAADFSGLCEALHSALPELTGAGVALIEGNGRSRKTQRIKPLSHWGADGLSYPVGGKSYWVTRGSFFQVNRALLEPFAALVTANRAGKLAWDLYAGVGLFSQRLAESFTGVVAVEAAASDLVRSFRGPGRRAVQATTVEFLRQAALERDRPELVVVDPPRAGIGQEACSLLMRVKPHEIVYVSCDPATLGRDLKQMVDSGYKLHELHMVDMFPQTFHQETVAVLRPEKQAG; via the coding sequence ATGCAACTGCAAATTCAAAAAATCGTGTATGGCGGCAGCGGATTCGCCCATTCGACAGAGGGCAAGGCCGTCTTTGTACCATTCACTTTGCCCGGAGAGGTTGTCGAAGCCAGTCTCGATAGCGAAAAAGGTGGATTCGCAGAAGCATCCCTCGATGCTGTTCAGGAACCATCGACAGATCGCGTTTCGCCAAAGTGTGCTCACTTTGGCGCTTGCGGCGGATGTCAGTACCAGCACGCAGAGTATCCTGCACAACTGGAGATCAAACGCGGAATACTCATGGAGACGCTTGAACGCGCTGGCCTCACATCATTGCCGCACGTTCACTTGCTGGCGAGCGAACCGTGGGAGTACAGAAACCGCATAAGGCTGCGCGTCGCGGAGATCGACGGCAGGTTGCGCGCAGGTTACCTGCGGCGCGCATCCACTGAATTTCTACCCGTACACATGTGCCCGATTGCCTCACCAATTCTATGGCGCGCCATAGAGGCGCTGCTGACACTCAAAGGAGCGGCTCTGCAATGGGTGCGGCTGGCAGAAGAGGTGGAGCTGTTCACTGATCGCGATCAAAGCAGGCTGCAGTTGACCTTGCTTCTGCGCAAAGAACCGGCAGCGGATTTCAGTGGCCTCTGTGAAGCCCTGCATTCCGCCCTTCCTGAACTGACAGGCGCTGGCGTTGCACTGATCGAGGGCAACGGCCGTAGCCGAAAGACCCAGCGCATCAAACCGCTGTCTCATTGGGGAGCAGATGGATTGAGCTATCCCGTAGGTGGAAAAAGCTATTGGGTAACCCGCGGCAGCTTCTTTCAGGTGAATCGCGCGCTGCTGGAGCCGTTTGCCGCACTGGTTACGGCAAACAGAGCGGGAAAGCTCGCGTGGGACTTATACGCAGGCGTGGGGTTGTTCTCGCAGCGACTGGCAGAAAGTTTTACAGGGGTCGTAGCCGTGGAAGCAGCGGCATCCGACCTTGTCCGCAGCTTTCGCGGCCCGGGCCGAAGGGCGGTGCAAGCAACGACCGTCGAATTCTTGAGGCAAGCCGCTCTCGAACGAGATCGGCCTGAGTTGGTTGTCGTCGATCCACCGCGCGCCGGTATCGGGCAAGAAGCTTGTAGCCTGCTCATGCGAGTGAAGCCCCATGAGATCGTCTACGTCTCCTGCGACCCTGCAACACTGGGTCGCGACCTGAAACAGATGGTAGACTCCGGCTACAAGCTGCACGAACTGCACATGGTGGACATGTTCCCCCAGACGTTTCACCAGGAAACCGTCGCCGTACTAAGACCTGAGAAACAAGCAGGGTAA
- a CDS encoding type III pantothenate kinase, producing the protein MLLALDVGNTNAVIGLFQLGCDGGKAEVVTNWRITTPREQTVDEFGMLLRQMFELRGLKTDVVTGVAISSVVPPLDSMMRKACEVYFGVKPLFIEPGVKTGIPVLTDNPSEVGADRIVNCAAAYEQYGGPAIVVDMGTATTFDVISRKGEFIGGAIAPGLGISANALFARAARLPRIDIKKPAKVIGTNTVDHMQIGLYYGYIGLVDGILERMIAELGPETKTVATGGLAKLIAGGSKYIGVVDEMLTLNGLRIIYERSLDRNRKRGA; encoded by the coding sequence ATGCTACTGGCACTCGATGTAGGCAATACCAATGCTGTGATTGGACTATTTCAGCTTGGCTGTGACGGCGGCAAAGCTGAGGTTGTCACGAACTGGCGAATCACAACCCCCAGGGAACAGACGGTTGATGAGTTCGGGATGCTGCTGCGACAGATGTTCGAGTTGCGTGGCCTGAAGACGGATGTCGTAACAGGCGTAGCAATCTCTTCTGTCGTGCCGCCACTCGATTCGATGATGAGGAAAGCATGCGAGGTTTATTTCGGCGTGAAACCTTTGTTCATCGAGCCTGGAGTAAAAACCGGAATTCCAGTCCTGACGGACAATCCTTCAGAGGTAGGCGCGGACCGCATTGTCAACTGTGCGGCAGCCTACGAGCAATATGGCGGCCCGGCCATCGTTGTCGACATGGGCACTGCTACCACGTTCGATGTGATCTCCAGAAAAGGCGAGTTCATTGGCGGCGCGATTGCCCCAGGACTCGGTATCTCTGCCAATGCGTTGTTTGCGCGAGCAGCGCGATTGCCTCGCATCGACATTAAAAAGCCCGCGAAGGTGATCGGAACAAACACAGTCGACCACATGCAGATCGGTCTTTACTACGGCTACATCGGACTCGTCGACGGCATTCTGGAGCGCATGATCGCTGAGCTTGGACCGGAGACAAAGACTGTGGCCACCGGCGGCCTCGCGAAACTCATCGCCGGCGGCTCAAAGTACATCGGTGTCGTCGACGAGATGCTGACCCTGAATGGCCTGCGCATCATCTACGAACGCAGCCTGGACAGGAACAGGAAGCGCGGAGCGTAG
- a CDS encoding biotin--[acetyl-CoA-carboxylase] ligase: MQLDLESVRASIAGTQFAAQVQHYSSVSSTNTLALEAAQNGARSGVWVADEQTAGRGRGGHQWHSSPDDGLYVSALVAPELPANDALRLSLSTALAVRSAIERTTNLTVDIRWPNDLLIHRKKCGGILVETAVSPSQRNKPASLKYAVIGIGINLNHESFPLDLAALATSLRIACGHTISREQLLASLLCDLDEEVLRLARDSHRTSDLLERFTEASTWVRGKRVRVDEMGGYTGVTAGLDEQGFLKVDSDDGVKRTVLSGGVREIE; encoded by the coding sequence ATGCAACTCGACCTTGAATCGGTGCGCGCGAGCATAGCTGGAACACAGTTTGCCGCGCAGGTGCAGCACTACTCTTCCGTCAGCTCGACGAATACGCTTGCTCTTGAGGCTGCACAGAATGGAGCGCGAAGCGGAGTATGGGTGGCCGATGAACAGACTGCCGGGCGCGGGCGCGGTGGACATCAATGGCACTCGTCGCCGGATGACGGGCTGTATGTGAGTGCGCTGGTTGCGCCTGAACTGCCTGCAAACGATGCGCTCAGGTTATCGCTCTCGACCGCGCTGGCGGTGAGAAGCGCCATAGAAAGAACAACAAACCTCACCGTTGACATTCGTTGGCCCAACGATCTGCTGATCCACCGCAAAAAATGTGGTGGAATTCTGGTAGAGACTGCCGTCTCTCCCTCGCAACGCAACAAGCCGGCTTCACTGAAGTATGCCGTGATTGGCATAGGCATCAACCTGAACCATGAGAGTTTTCCTTTAGATCTCGCGGCACTGGCCACATCCCTGCGGATAGCCTGCGGGCACACGATATCCCGTGAACAACTGCTGGCGTCGTTGCTGTGTGATTTAGATGAAGAGGTACTGCGGCTTGCGCGCGATTCACATAGGACAAGCGATTTGCTTGAGCGTTTCACCGAGGCCTCGACCTGGGTACGCGGAAAGCGAGTAAGAGTTGATGAGATGGGGGGATATACTGGCGTAACGGCCGGTCTCGACGAACAAGGATTTCTGAAGGTAGATAGCGATGATGGCGTGAAACGTACGGTGCTTTCAGGCGGCGTGCGCGAAATTGAATAA
- the nadC gene encoding carboxylating nicotinate-nucleotide diphosphorylase yields MDWKSKRIRAILEAALAEDKAANDITTSLTIDPKLRASGTIIAKQPCVVSGLGCIPVFLDIFAKMHSQPVGRFEVISHPEIFDGVKVRAGQPLAVIRHNAAALLSTERVILNLMQRMCGIATLTNQFVTAVARTKTKVLDTRKTIPGLRVLDKYAVSCGGGTNHRLDLQDGILIKNNHISLGGGLPLVLEKTLKARKTGQVVQVEVRNQTELEQAIAGGAESILLDNMTPTQVKKAVKQIRSALPGVPVEASGNMNLKTVRKYALTGVDFISVGALTHSAIAVDLSMRITADVY; encoded by the coding sequence ATGGATTGGAAGAGCAAACGGATACGGGCGATCCTCGAAGCAGCGCTGGCCGAAGACAAGGCCGCCAATGACATCACCACCTCGCTGACGATCGATCCGAAGCTGCGCGCTTCGGGGACGATCATCGCCAAACAACCATGCGTGGTCTCGGGTCTGGGATGCATCCCCGTATTTCTGGATATCTTTGCGAAGATGCACAGCCAGCCCGTGGGGAGGTTCGAGGTCATCAGTCACCCGGAGATCTTTGACGGTGTCAAAGTACGCGCTGGCCAGCCGCTCGCGGTAATCAGGCATAATGCCGCGGCGCTGCTTTCGACCGAGCGCGTGATTCTGAACCTGATGCAGCGCATGTGTGGCATTGCAACGCTGACCAATCAGTTCGTCACGGCTGTGGCAAGGACAAAGACGAAGGTTCTTGATACTCGCAAGACGATTCCTGGGCTGAGAGTGCTCGACAAATATGCCGTGTCCTGTGGCGGAGGCACGAATCATCGCCTCGATCTGCAAGACGGCATCCTGATCAAAAACAATCACATCTCGCTCGGAGGCGGGCTTCCTCTCGTGCTTGAGAAAACGCTGAAGGCCCGTAAGACTGGTCAGGTGGTGCAGGTGGAGGTCCGCAATCAGACTGAGCTTGAACAGGCGATTGCCGGAGGGGCCGAATCGATTCTGCTGGATAACATGACGCCGACGCAGGTAAAAAAAGCCGTCAAGCAGATTCGCAGCGCGCTGCCCGGCGTGCCAGTCGAGGCATCCGGCAACATGAACCTGAAGACGGTGCGCAAGTATGCGCTGACGGGTGTCGACTTCATCTCGGTTGGCGCGCTCACGCATTCGGCGATTGCCGTGGACCTCAGCATGCGCATCACGGCGGATGTCTACTGA
- a CDS encoding ester cyclase — MPIDRNPIADNKEIAHRFMDECWNLGKMDSLREMVATGCRIHDPVFPALTSGAGNFARHISMCRNGFPDLNFTIDDTIAERNEVVLHWTARGTHRGVFLGMQPTNRSATVSGTSIFRIDDCMIVEMWADWNLMTLMNQLGAAVPQRVEAKV; from the coding sequence ATGCCAATTGATCGCAATCCAATCGCCGACAACAAGGAGATTGCACACCGCTTCATGGACGAGTGCTGGAACCTTGGCAAGATGGACTCGTTACGCGAGATGGTCGCAACCGGCTGCCGTATTCACGATCCGGTCTTTCCTGCGCTTACCTCTGGCGCAGGCAATTTTGCGCGTCATATCTCGATGTGCCGGAACGGCTTTCCCGACCTGAACTTCACAATTGACGACACGATCGCAGAACGCAACGAGGTCGTGCTTCACTGGACTGCTCGCGGAACGCATCGCGGCGTCTTCCTCGGCATGCAACCGACGAACCGCAGCGCTACTGTTTCCGGAACCAGCATCTTTCGTATCGACGACTGCATGATCGTCGAGATGTGGGCCGACTGGAACCTGATGACGCTCATGAACCAGTTAGGCGCCGCCGTTCCGCAAAGAGTCGAAGCGAAGGTTTGA
- a CDS encoding valine--tRNA ligase: MSYELPKAYDPSVIEERWAEYWVHERLFDVATPESTSDASKKFTMLLPPPNVTGRLHMGHMLNQTEMDILTRWHRMRGETAVWVPGTDHAGIATQMMVERQLASEGKNRRELGRDAFIKRVWEWKGVYGGAILDQMRRLGASVDWSREYFTMDDRLSVAVKECFVRLWEQGLIYRGAYIVNWDPAIQTAVSDLEVEHEERVGKIYHVRYPLADGTGSIVVATTRPETMLGDVAVAVNPEDDRYKALVGKLVKLPLSSVNGSPEREIPILADDWAKPEFGTGAVKVTPAHDPNDFAIGQRHGLPNLSILNETAHVALPGSPYDGMERYAAREKIVEDLRSQGLLVDVKDHTLSIGLSQRTGVVIEPRLSQQWFIKIQPLADKAIEAVDKGYIRFTPDQYRKTYEEWMKNIHDWCISRQLWWGHRIPAWHCAKCAEIAVARETPKACGKCGSSDLTQETDVLDTWFSSGLLPFTAFGWPGEPGSNGLTPDLAAFYPTDVLVTGFDILFFWVARMVMLGCHFMLDVPMPDGAGGFQPRTLKDAVPFREVYIHALVRDADRQKMSKTKGNVIDPIEVVTKYGTDAVRFTLASMASPGTDIAFSESRTEGYRAFANKIWNAARFLFVQIDRAKEAGYKVSMLASGTVPELPSDTPLETRWIFGRLSAVTSEVDKALTDYRFDEAAAAVYQFFWGEFCDWYLELVKLRLEFGEGTEKNATTALTLASLVAAFEAALRLLSPFMPFLTEELWHALYEGNPPAKSIALTRYPQADDFAADPASVAAMATLQELITTVRALRKELGVPEKEATPIKLHAENRILALADANRDMLARMARVSELGFSAETLSGSTARATASFDVAVVYERQIDVAAERERLTKEMAKLEKGLAAAEKQLGNEAFMAKAPAHIVEGLRKQSAETTMLYEKARTALNALPSA, encoded by the coding sequence ATGAGTTACGAGTTGCCAAAGGCATACGATCCGTCCGTTATTGAAGAACGCTGGGCCGAATACTGGGTCCACGAACGCCTGTTCGACGTCGCCACACCAGAGAGTACGAGCGATGCGTCGAAGAAGTTCACCATGCTGCTGCCCCCGCCCAACGTGACGGGCCGCCTGCACATGGGCCACATGCTGAACCAGACGGAGATGGACATCCTGACGCGGTGGCACAGGATGCGCGGCGAGACCGCGGTCTGGGTCCCCGGCACCGACCACGCGGGTATTGCCACGCAGATGATGGTGGAGCGTCAACTGGCCAGCGAAGGAAAGAACCGTCGCGAGCTCGGACGAGACGCCTTCATCAAACGTGTTTGGGAGTGGAAAGGCGTCTACGGCGGCGCAATTCTCGACCAGATGCGGCGGCTTGGTGCCAGCGTCGACTGGAGCCGCGAGTACTTCACGATGGACGATCGGTTGAGCGTCGCCGTGAAGGAGTGCTTCGTCCGCCTGTGGGAGCAGGGGCTGATTTATCGCGGCGCCTACATCGTGAACTGGGACCCCGCGATTCAGACCGCCGTCTCCGATCTCGAAGTGGAGCACGAAGAGCGCGTAGGCAAGATCTATCATGTGCGTTATCCGCTGGCCGACGGCACGGGTTCCATCGTTGTTGCGACAACGCGCCCGGAGACGATGCTCGGCGACGTGGCTGTCGCTGTGAATCCCGAGGACGACCGCTACAAGGCGCTCGTCGGCAAACTGGTGAAGCTGCCGCTAAGCAGCGTCAACGGCAGCCCTGAGCGTGAGATCCCGATTCTTGCAGACGACTGGGCGAAGCCTGAGTTCGGCACCGGCGCGGTCAAGGTGACTCCTGCACATGACCCGAATGACTTTGCCATCGGGCAGCGGCATGGACTGCCGAACCTGTCGATCCTGAATGAGACAGCACACGTAGCCCTGCCGGGATCGCCGTATGACGGCATGGAGCGATATGCTGCACGCGAGAAGATCGTTGAAGACCTTCGCTCACAAGGCTTGCTGGTTGATGTAAAAGACCACACGCTTTCGATCGGCCTGAGCCAGCGCACTGGAGTGGTGATCGAACCTCGGCTCTCGCAGCAGTGGTTCATTAAGATTCAGCCACTCGCCGACAAGGCCATCGAGGCCGTCGATAAAGGCTATATACGGTTCACTCCCGACCAGTACCGCAAGACCTACGAGGAGTGGATGAAGAACATCCACGACTGGTGCATCTCGCGGCAGCTATGGTGGGGCCACCGCATTCCTGCATGGCACTGCGCGAAGTGCGCGGAGATTGCTGTCGCTCGTGAAACGCCAAAAGCCTGCGGCAAATGCGGATCGAGCGATCTAACGCAGGAGACGGACGTTCTCGACACATGGTTCTCGAGCGGCCTGCTTCCCTTCACCGCGTTCGGCTGGCCGGGCGAGCCGGGATCGAATGGGTTAACGCCGGATCTGGCAGCGTTCTATCCGACTGACGTTCTGGTCACAGGCTTCGACATCCTGTTTTTCTGGGTGGCGAGGATGGTGATGCTGGGCTGCCACTTCATGCTCGACGTTCCGATGCCCGACGGTGCTGGCGGATTCCAGCCGCGCACGCTGAAAGACGCTGTGCCGTTCCGCGAGGTCTACATTCATGCCCTGGTGCGCGATGCGGACCGGCAGAAGATGTCGAAGACCAAGGGCAACGTGATCGACCCCATCGAGGTCGTCACAAAGTATGGCACCGACGCCGTGCGCTTCACGCTGGCAAGCATGGCCTCGCCTGGTACAGACATCGCCTTCAGCGAATCGCGGACCGAAGGGTATCGCGCGTTCGCGAACAAGATATGGAACGCGGCGCGGTTTCTGTTTGTGCAGATCGACCGCGCGAAGGAAGCGGGCTACAAGGTCTCCATGCTCGCCAGCGGGACTGTGCCTGAGCTTCCATCTGACACACCGCTGGAGACGCGATGGATCTTTGGCCGCCTCAGCGCCGTAACGAGCGAGGTCGATAAGGCGCTCACCGATTACCGCTTCGACGAGGCCGCCGCCGCTGTCTATCAGTTCTTCTGGGGTGAGTTCTGCGACTGGTATCTGGAGCTGGTCAAGCTGCGGCTGGAGTTTGGCGAAGGCACGGAGAAGAATGCAACGACGGCATTGACGTTGGCATCGTTGGTCGCAGCGTTTGAAGCGGCGCTGAGACTGCTGAGCCCGTTCATGCCATTTCTGACTGAAGAGCTTTGGCATGCCCTGTACGAAGGCAATCCTCCTGCAAAGTCGATTGCTCTGACACGCTACCCACAGGCAGATGATTTCGCCGCCGATCCCGCGTCTGTTGCCGCGATGGCAACGCTCCAGGAGTTGATCACAACCGTACGCGCGCTGCGCAAGGAACTTGGCGTTCCGGAGAAGGAAGCCACGCCTATCAAACTGCACGCAGAGAATCGTATCCTTGCGCTGGCCGATGCAAACCGCGACATGCTGGCAAGGATGGCCCGCGTGTCGGAGCTTGGTTTTTCCGCTGAGACGCTTTCAGGCAGCACCGCCCGAGCCACAGCGAGTTTCGACGTTGCCGTTGTCTACGAGCGGCAGATCGACGTAGCGGCCGAGCGCGAACGGCTGACGAAGGAGATGGCCAAGCTCGAAAAGGGCCTGGCTGCTGCCGAAAAGCAGCTTGGCAACGAGGCCTTTATGGCGAAGGCCCCGGCACACATCGTCGAAGGGCTGCGGAAGCAGTCTGCTGAGACAACAATGCTTTATGAGAAGGCAAGGACTGCGTTGAACGCTCTGCCCTCTGCGTGA